A genomic segment from Nocardiopsis sp. Huas11 encodes:
- a CDS encoding polysaccharide deacetylase family protein, which translates to MSATRGPQVRAGCHPGSARRWRTGAALVAALLPVAACAAVTGGVTAAPEDITVLIDPTEAAGSDEAPVDEWTGDAGAFEDHPHRPEGVEISVAHPEFTGAAERFSTDLAAQVDRDVRDFRGASREPVGLDIGWEVVAAGEDVLGVRLVRTETDLHGTRQAYGTYWYDARTGLTRYATELVRDQSALEELNGLVSAALADDPDVGAEVLYPVLGTYDSMGFNADGDLVVEFDDGHLSPAREGHPPDPGPGRITAVLDAEEVAPLLSDLGERARTASLVEEPDLDVPEPSVEHEARPAVPGEITAGTGQDCSAEDAKCVALTFDDGPAETTPHLLDILAEEEVPATFFLNGNPVLTYPHVLRRAYAEGHEIANHNDLHEHLPEYEADELPAQMAVVSAIVRRNTGYTVDLFRPPFGASSPEIRQEIGDQDMAEVLWSSDSEDWMDIDRDEIVERVLHQAEPGGVVLLHDTLPTTLAAVPEIVERLREEGYVLATVSETLGDPEVGESYPEGETVPEIEG; encoded by the coding sequence GTGTCAGCGACCCGAGGTCCCCAGGTCAGGGCCGGGTGCCACCCGGGATCAGCCCGGCGGTGGAGGACCGGTGCCGCCCTCGTGGCGGCGCTCCTGCCGGTGGCCGCCTGCGCCGCCGTCACCGGAGGCGTCACCGCCGCGCCCGAGGACATCACGGTCCTGATCGATCCCACCGAGGCGGCCGGGTCGGACGAGGCGCCCGTGGACGAGTGGACCGGCGACGCCGGGGCCTTCGAGGACCATCCGCACCGGCCCGAGGGCGTGGAGATCAGTGTCGCCCACCCGGAGTTCACGGGGGCGGCGGAGCGGTTCAGCACGGACCTGGCCGCTCAGGTGGACCGGGACGTGCGGGACTTTCGCGGGGCCAGCCGGGAGCCGGTGGGCCTGGACATCGGCTGGGAGGTCGTCGCCGCCGGCGAGGACGTGCTGGGCGTGCGCCTGGTCCGGACGGAGACGGACCTGCACGGCACCCGCCAGGCGTACGGGACCTATTGGTACGACGCGCGGACCGGGCTGACCCGCTACGCCACGGAACTGGTGCGGGACCAGTCGGCGCTGGAGGAGCTGAACGGGCTGGTGTCCGCCGCCCTGGCCGATGACCCGGACGTGGGCGCCGAGGTGCTGTACCCCGTGCTGGGGACCTATGACTCGATGGGCTTCAACGCCGACGGCGACCTCGTGGTGGAGTTCGACGACGGCCACCTGTCACCGGCCCGCGAGGGGCACCCGCCCGACCCCGGGCCTGGCCGGATCACCGCGGTGCTGGACGCCGAGGAGGTCGCTCCGCTCCTGTCCGACCTGGGCGAGCGGGCGCGGACCGCCTCCCTGGTGGAGGAGCCCGACCTGGACGTGCCCGAGCCGAGCGTCGAGCACGAGGCGCGTCCGGCGGTCCCCGGCGAGATCACCGCCGGCACCGGCCAGGACTGCTCCGCCGAGGACGCCAAGTGCGTCGCGCTGACCTTCGACGACGGACCGGCCGAGACCACCCCCCACCTGCTCGACATCCTGGCGGAGGAGGAGGTCCCCGCGACGTTCTTCCTCAACGGGAATCCGGTGCTGACCTATCCCCACGTGCTGCGCCGCGCCTACGCCGAGGGCCACGAGATCGCCAACCACAACGATCTGCACGAGCACCTGCCCGAGTACGAGGCCGACGAGCTCCCCGCGCAGATGGCGGTGGTGAGCGCGATCGTGCGGCGCAACACCGGGTACACCGTTGACTTGTTCCGGCCGCCGTTCGGTGCGAGTTCTCCTGAGATCCGCCAGGAGATCGGTGATCAGGACATGGCCGAGGTCCTGTGGAGCTCGGACAGCGAGGACTGGATGGACATCGACCGCGACGAGATCGTGGAACGGGTGCTGCACCAGGCCGAACCGGGCGGGGTGGTCCTGCTGCACGACACGCTCCCGACGACCCTGGCGGCCGTTCCGGAGATCGTCGAGCGGCTGCGCGAGGAGGGCTACGTGCTGGCGACCGTCAGCGAGACCCTCGGCGACCCCGAGGTCGGAGAGTCCTACCCCGAGGGCGAGACCGTCCCGGAGATCGAGGGCTGA
- a CDS encoding quinone-dependent dihydroorotate dehydrogenase — translation MFYQILFSSVLRHMDAEKAHKLSFAALRGAAAVPGLAAAMGRVLGPREPELTVRALGQEFPGPLGLAAGFDKNAESPAGLGALGFGFVEIGTVTAQPQPGNPKPRLFRLVRDRAIVNRMGFNNEGSALVAERLHHQRGRRRPVLGVNIGKTKVTPEAEAPADYATSAVRLAPYADYMVVNVSSPNTPGLRNLQGVEQLRPLLAAVREALADSGHASLPLLVKIAPDLADEDIDAVADLALAEGLDGIIATNTTISREGLLASEEEVSAAGAGGLSGAPLKQRSLEVLRRLRARVGGQVTLIAVGGIETPEDAWDRIRSGATLVQGYTGLIYGGPMWPRRIHRGLARLVRAAGYASVGEAVGVDAPAPALTLAEDPAVKTA, via the coding sequence TTGTTCTACCAGATTCTCTTCAGCTCGGTGCTGCGCCACATGGACGCTGAGAAGGCGCACAAGCTGAGCTTCGCGGCCCTGCGCGGCGCGGCGGCCGTGCCCGGGCTGGCCGCGGCCATGGGCCGGGTCCTGGGCCCGCGCGAACCGGAGCTCACGGTGCGCGCCCTGGGCCAGGAGTTCCCCGGCCCGCTCGGGCTCGCGGCGGGCTTCGACAAGAACGCGGAGAGCCCCGCGGGCCTGGGCGCGCTCGGCTTCGGGTTCGTGGAGATCGGCACCGTCACCGCCCAGCCGCAGCCGGGCAACCCCAAGCCCCGGCTGTTCCGGCTGGTCCGGGACCGCGCCATCGTCAACCGCATGGGCTTCAACAACGAGGGCTCCGCCCTGGTCGCCGAGCGCCTGCACCACCAGCGCGGCCGCCGCCGCCCGGTGCTCGGCGTCAACATCGGCAAGACCAAGGTGACGCCCGAGGCCGAGGCGCCCGCCGACTACGCCACCAGCGCGGTTCGTCTGGCGCCCTACGCCGACTACATGGTCGTCAACGTCAGCTCGCCCAACACCCCGGGCCTGCGCAACCTGCAGGGCGTGGAGCAGTTGCGCCCGCTGCTGGCCGCGGTGCGCGAGGCCCTGGCCGACTCCGGCCACGCGTCGCTGCCGCTGCTGGTCAAGATCGCCCCGGACCTGGCCGACGAGGACATCGACGCGGTCGCCGACCTCGCCCTGGCCGAAGGTCTGGACGGGATCATCGCCACCAACACCACGATCTCCCGCGAGGGCCTGCTGGCCTCCGAGGAGGAGGTGTCGGCCGCCGGAGCGGGCGGCCTGTCCGGTGCGCCGCTCAAGCAGCGGTCGCTGGAGGTCCTGCGCCGTCTGCGCGCCCGGGTGGGCGGGCAGGTCACGCTGATCGCGGTCGGCGGCATCGAGACGCCCGAGGACGCCTGGGACCGGATCCGCTCCGGTGCGACCCTCGTCCAGGGCTACACGGGGCTGATCTACGGCGGCCCGATGTGGCCGCGACGGATCCACCGCGGCCTGGCCCGCCTGGTCCGCGCCGCCGGCTACGCCTCGGTCGGCGAGGCCGTGGGCGTGGACGCCCCGGCTCCCGCGCTGACCCTGGCCGAGGACCCCGCGGTGAAGACCGCCTGA
- a CDS encoding proteasome assembly chaperone family protein — translation MRDPADLYQLHPGFDDVAGLAMLVCLDGFVDAGHAGRQMASELFDRSTAEEIATFDTDRLVDYRSRRPTMTFVENVWTDYDAPKLALYRMFDQDDVPFLILHGPEPDREWEGFVAAVAELVEHFSVTLTLSVHGIPMAVPHTRPVTVTPHSTRPELVAGHTPWIGRVEVPGSAVSLLEFRLGERGHDFIGYAVHVPSYLAQSPYPRAAIAAVEFVAGATGLALPSQGLQDIAGATDVDIAEQVAASEEVQRVVSNLERQYDDIMSSRTDPEERTTLPLAEEEAGLPTADELGAELERYLAEREGDGNG, via the coding sequence GTGCGTGACCCCGCAGATCTGTACCAACTCCATCCCGGATTCGACGACGTCGCCGGTCTGGCGATGCTGGTCTGTCTGGACGGCTTCGTCGACGCCGGACACGCCGGGCGCCAGATGGCCTCGGAGCTGTTCGACCGGTCCACCGCGGAGGAGATCGCGACCTTCGACACCGACCGCCTCGTGGACTACCGGTCCCGGCGCCCGACGATGACCTTCGTGGAGAACGTCTGGACCGACTACGACGCCCCCAAGCTCGCGCTCTACCGGATGTTCGACCAGGACGACGTCCCCTTCCTGATCCTGCACGGACCGGAGCCGGACCGTGAGTGGGAGGGCTTCGTCGCCGCCGTCGCCGAGCTCGTGGAGCACTTCTCCGTCACATTGACCCTGAGCGTCCACGGCATCCCGATGGCGGTGCCGCACACGCGGCCGGTGACCGTGACCCCGCACTCCACCCGCCCCGAGCTGGTGGCCGGCCACACACCCTGGATCGGTCGGGTCGAGGTGCCCGGCAGCGCGGTGTCGCTGCTGGAGTTCCGGTTGGGCGAGCGCGGCCACGACTTCATCGGCTACGCCGTCCACGTGCCCAGCTACCTGGCCCAGTCCCCGTACCCCAGGGCGGCCATCGCCGCGGTGGAGTTCGTGGCCGGAGCGACCGGGCTGGCCCTGCCCAGCCAGGGGCTGCAGGACATCGCGGGCGCGACGGACGTCGACATCGCCGAACAGGTGGCGGCCTCCGAGGAGGTCCAGCGTGTCGTGAGCAACCTGGAGCGGCAGTACGACGACATCATGTCCTCACGGACCGACCCCGAGGAGCGGACCACGCTCCCGTTGGCCGAGGAGGAGGCCGGTCTGCCCACCGCCGACGAACTCGGCGCGGAACTCGAACGCTACCTCGCCGAGCGCGAGGGCGACGGAAACGGATAG
- a CDS encoding ABC-ATPase domain-containing protein has translation MAGRDGGGGRGGRYGGGRGGGGGGRRPEPEPIRGVRDEARLSSELLKMDGASYGRYKTLKGDWDFGDFTLTVERVQADPFAPPSRVRVLVPDSGVPESAWRDPVRRRATADYLGRRARRLLKDSLLKIDTGGQEVIERSSCRLTDGGFDLRIGIDLPGHGRRIDGRGAERELCRTLPGLVDDLDWEEIDAEEAVAFADSVADTVALRSRLAERGLVAFVADGAVLPRRSGVSDQPMTGGAVPFTSPDSLRVSVDLPHRGAVTGMGVPEGITLIVGGGFHGKSTLLHALERGVYDHVPGDGRELVVTRDDAVKIRAEEGRGVERTDVSAFVRNLPTGADTSDFRTENASGSTSQAANICEAVEAGARTLLVDEDSTATNLMIRDERMQALVHGDREPLIPFIDLVRPLHREHGVSTVLVMGGSGDYFDVADLVVMLDAYHPHDVTERARALAHERTDADFAMPRARVVDPKSVDDSTARGRGRIKRRDMDVLVFGNSDIDVRALEQFVDPGQITGAGLALRALVHGGHLEGTRTLAQALDRLDRALESDGVTLLGGDFGGDYALPRRYEIAATLNRLRTLRVLDLHG, from the coding sequence ATGGCGGGACGCGACGGGGGCGGCGGCCGGGGCGGCCGCTACGGCGGCGGCCGTGGCGGCGGGGGAGGCGGGCGCAGGCCCGAGCCGGAACCCATCCGGGGCGTGCGCGACGAGGCGCGGCTCTCGTCCGAGCTGCTCAAGATGGACGGCGCCTCCTACGGCCGCTACAAGACGCTCAAGGGCGACTGGGACTTCGGCGACTTCACCCTGACCGTGGAGCGCGTCCAGGCCGACCCCTTCGCCCCGCCCTCGCGCGTGCGGGTGCTCGTGCCCGACAGCGGAGTGCCCGAGAGCGCCTGGCGCGACCCGGTCCGCCGTCGCGCCACCGCCGACTACCTGGGCCGCCGGGCGCGCCGCCTGCTCAAGGACTCGCTGCTCAAGATCGACACCGGCGGCCAGGAGGTCATCGAACGCTCCTCCTGCCGACTCACCGACGGCGGCTTCGACCTGCGGATCGGCATCGATCTACCCGGCCACGGGCGGCGCATCGACGGCCGCGGGGCCGAGCGCGAGCTCTGCCGGACCCTGCCCGGCCTGGTCGACGACCTCGACTGGGAGGAGATCGACGCCGAGGAGGCCGTGGCCTTCGCCGACAGCGTGGCCGACACCGTGGCGCTCCGCTCCCGGCTGGCCGAGCGCGGGCTCGTCGCGTTCGTCGCCGACGGCGCCGTCCTGCCCCGCAGGAGCGGCGTCAGCGACCAGCCGATGACCGGCGGCGCCGTGCCCTTCACCTCGCCCGACTCGCTCCGGGTCAGCGTCGACCTGCCGCACCGCGGCGCCGTCACGGGCATGGGCGTGCCCGAGGGCATCACCCTGATCGTCGGCGGCGGCTTCCACGGCAAGTCCACCCTCCTGCACGCCCTGGAGCGCGGTGTCTACGACCATGTGCCCGGTGACGGCCGCGAACTCGTCGTCACCCGGGACGACGCCGTCAAGATCCGCGCGGAGGAGGGCCGCGGGGTCGAGCGGACCGACGTCAGCGCCTTTGTGCGCAACCTGCCCACCGGCGCCGACACCAGCGACTTCCGTACCGAGAACGCCTCCGGGTCCACCTCCCAGGCCGCCAACATCTGCGAGGCCGTCGAGGCGGGCGCCCGCACGCTGCTGGTGGACGAGGACTCCACCGCCACGAACCTGATGATCCGCGACGAGCGCATGCAGGCCCTCGTGCACGGCGACCGCGAGCCGCTGATCCCGTTCATCGACCTGGTCCGCCCGCTCCACCGCGAACACGGCGTGTCCACCGTCCTGGTCATGGGCGGCAGCGGTGACTACTTCGACGTCGCCGACCTGGTCGTCATGCTCGACGCCTACCACCCGCACGACGTCACCGAGCGGGCCCGCGCCCTGGCGCACGAGCGCACCGACGCCGACTTCGCCATGCCCCGCGCCCGTGTCGTCGACCCGAAGTCGGTGGACGACAGCACGGCCCGCGGCCGCGGCAGGATCAAGCGCCGCGACATGGACGTGCTGGTGTTCGGGAACAGCGACATCGACGTCCGCGCCCTGGAGCAGTTCGTCGACCCGGGACAGATCACCGGGGCCGGCCTGGCCCTGCGCGCACTCGTGCACGGCGGACACCTGGAGGGCACCCGCACGCTGGCCCAGGCCCTCGACCGCCTGGACCGCGCGCTGGAGTCGGACGGCGTCACCCTGCTCGGCGGAGACTTCGGCGGTGACTACGCCCTGCCGCGCCGGTACGAGATCGCCGCCACGCTCAACCGGCTGCGCACGCTCAGAGTCCTTGACCTCCACGGATAG
- a CDS encoding LysR family transcriptional regulator: protein MAPTIEAGELECFLVLAEELHFGQTGERLHLSQSRVSQLLRSLENRIGARLVDRTSRRVRLTAFGADFLESLRPAYGALAGVVEDARARARGRRRHVRIGFQGAVYESVARAISEFQRGGPDVDVDIVEIPLADPFTLLRAGRIDAAVVLLPVEEADLALRLTFSRQPLVLALSTAHPLAAREELAAEELAGVPLVRLAGRAPSYWRRVHSPLVTPGGRSIPQQGRAGTLQEALTLVASERSALLVCAATAEYNRRPDIAYVPVAGMPDSALGLVLRGDRQGEPWDRLADVLGAAVT from the coding sequence GTGGCGCCCACGATCGAGGCGGGCGAGCTGGAGTGCTTCCTGGTCCTGGCGGAGGAGCTCCACTTCGGCCAGACCGGGGAGCGACTGCACCTCTCCCAGAGCCGGGTGAGCCAGTTGCTGCGCTCGCTGGAGAACCGGATCGGCGCACGCCTGGTGGACCGCACCAGCAGGAGGGTCCGCCTCACCGCCTTCGGCGCCGACTTCCTGGAGTCGCTGCGTCCCGCCTACGGCGCGCTGGCCGGTGTGGTCGAGGACGCCCGGGCCCGTGCGCGGGGCCGTCGCCGGCACGTGCGGATCGGATTCCAGGGCGCCGTCTATGAGTCCGTGGCCAGGGCGATCTCCGAGTTCCAGCGCGGCGGCCCCGACGTCGACGTCGACATCGTGGAGATCCCCCTGGCGGACCCCTTCACCCTGCTGCGGGCGGGCAGGATCGACGCCGCCGTCGTCCTGCTGCCGGTGGAGGAGGCTGATCTGGCGCTGCGCCTGACCTTCTCCCGCCAACCCCTGGTCCTGGCCCTGTCCACGGCCCACCCGCTGGCCGCTCGGGAGGAGCTCGCGGCCGAGGAGCTGGCGGGGGTCCCCCTGGTCCGTCTGGCCGGTCGGGCGCCGTCCTACTGGCGGCGGGTGCACTCGCCCCTGGTCACCCCGGGCGGCCGGAGCATCCCTCAGCAGGGGCGGGCGGGCACGCTCCAGGAGGCGCTGACCCTGGTCGCCTCGGAGCGGAGCGCGCTCCTGGTGTGCGCCGCCACCGCGGAGTACAACCGGCGGCCGGACATCGCCTACGTTCCGGTGGCAGGGATGCCCGACTCGGCGCTCGGCCTCGTCCTGCGCGGCGACCGCCAGGGGGAGCCCTGGGACCGCTTGGCCGATGTGCTCGGCGCCGCGGTGACCTGA
- a CDS encoding MFS transporter, whose product MPHVSEARSSASTPLPSPARGWLAVTAVAFSTFTVVTSEMLPVGLLTPIGDGLGVTEGTAGLTLTVTGLVAAVSAPFVPAALGRTDRRLALVLLMALLAAADLLSAWAPTFTVLIAARVLVGLGMGGVWALAAGLAPRLVAARSVGAATSVIFAGIAVASVLGVPTGVYIGALADWRLAFTVFAVLALLLSAAMGLLLPPLPAERGTRPRGTAGLLRDPKVATGLAVAVVLVTAHFAAYTYVRPVLEAAAGIGAGAVGALLLVYGLAGVAGTFTAGPVAVRVPRATLVVLICLLGGAVSLVPAIGVTALAAGLLMAVWGLAYGGVSVSVQAWMMRSAPEERENASALFVGAFNGSIALGALVGGFVLDGAGGAVLMWSAAALAVGALLVALLGRAPARTG is encoded by the coding sequence ATGCCGCACGTATCCGAGGCCCGGTCCTCCGCATCCACACCACTGCCCTCGCCCGCTCGGGGGTGGCTCGCCGTCACCGCGGTGGCCTTCAGCACTTTCACCGTGGTCACCTCCGAGATGCTGCCCGTGGGGCTGCTGACGCCCATCGGTGACGGTCTCGGCGTCACCGAGGGCACCGCCGGGCTGACCCTGACCGTCACGGGCCTGGTCGCGGCGGTCTCCGCGCCGTTCGTCCCCGCGGCCCTCGGTCGCACGGACCGCCGGCTCGCACTCGTCCTGCTGATGGCCCTGCTCGCCGCCGCCGACCTGCTGTCCGCCTGGGCGCCGACCTTCACCGTGCTGATCGCGGCCCGCGTCCTCGTCGGCCTCGGCATGGGCGGGGTCTGGGCCCTGGCCGCCGGGCTCGCCCCGCGCCTGGTGGCCGCGCGGTCGGTGGGGGCGGCCACGTCGGTGATCTTCGCCGGCATCGCGGTCGCCTCCGTCCTCGGTGTGCCCACCGGCGTCTACATCGGCGCCCTGGCCGACTGGCGCCTGGCCTTCACCGTGTTCGCGGTGCTCGCCCTGCTGCTGTCGGCGGCCATGGGGCTGCTCCTGCCCCCGCTGCCCGCCGAGCGCGGCACCCGGCCGCGCGGGACCGCCGGGCTCCTGCGCGATCCGAAGGTCGCCACCGGGCTCGCCGTCGCGGTGGTGCTCGTGACCGCCCACTTCGCGGCCTACACCTACGTCCGCCCCGTGCTCGAGGCGGCCGCGGGCATCGGCGCGGGGGCGGTCGGGGCGCTGCTGCTGGTCTACGGTCTCGCCGGCGTGGCCGGGACCTTCACCGCCGGCCCGGTGGCGGTCCGGGTACCGCGGGCCACCCTCGTCGTGCTCATCTGCCTCCTGGGCGGCGCGGTGTCGCTGGTCCCGGCGATCGGTGTCACCGCGCTCGCGGCCGGCCTGCTCATGGCCGTGTGGGGTCTGGCCTACGGAGGGGTGTCCGTCAGCGTTCAGGCCTGGATGATGCGCTCCGCCCCCGAGGAGCGTGAGAACGCGTCGGCGCTGTTCGTGGGCGCCTTCAACGGCAGTATCGCGCTCGGCGCGCTGGTCGGCGGGTTCGTGCTGGACGGGGCGGGCGGCGCGGTCCTGATGTGGTCGGCCGCGGCGCTGGCCGTGGGCGCGCTCCTGGTGGCCCTGCTCGGCCGCGCCCCGGCCCGCACGGGCTGA
- a CDS encoding isochorismatase family protein — protein sequence MSFALMFVDVQRNMLEGEFPVPEADAVRPVLSGLLSRARAAGAPVVHVLNDGSDIDPDRPHTPGWQPVFAAEPGEPVFRKTEPNAFSVPGLAASLNGFGVRTLVVAGFQSEFCIAATSRAALEEGYDVVLAAGAHATYPGSLSAPETAATVERELQADGIKVSPAQDLVFR from the coding sequence ATGTCCTTCGCACTGATGTTCGTCGACGTCCAGCGCAACATGCTGGAGGGCGAGTTCCCCGTGCCCGAGGCCGACGCCGTCCGCCCGGTGCTGTCCGGGCTCCTGTCCCGGGCCCGGGCCGCCGGGGCGCCGGTCGTCCACGTCCTCAACGACGGCAGCGACATCGACCCGGACCGGCCGCACACCCCCGGCTGGCAGCCGGTCTTCGCGGCCGAGCCGGGGGAACCGGTCTTCCGCAAGACCGAGCCCAACGCGTTCTCCGTCCCGGGGCTGGCGGCCTCGCTCAACGGCTTCGGCGTCCGGACGCTGGTCGTCGCGGGGTTCCAGAGCGAGTTCTGCATCGCCGCCACCAGTCGGGCCGCCCTGGAGGAGGGCTACGACGTCGTCCTGGCGGCGGGGGCGCACGCCACCTATCCCGGGTCCCTCAGCGCCCCCGAGACGGCCGCGACCGTGGAGCGCGAACTCCAGGCCGACGGAATCAAGGTTTCCCCCGCACAGGACCTCGTCTTCCGGTAA
- the lysA gene encoding diaminopimelate decarboxylase, which produces MTAPVAAHHDEEGPTMPGTSPPAALSLFPPGSTVGPDGALMIGGCRAEDLAERFGTPAMIVDEGALRARARRYAAGLAERWPNSQVVFASKAFPCTAIERVLVEEGLGVDVAGGGELAVALRAGADPRGLVVHGNAKTDEEIRDAVGAGAGLVVIDNDDDIDRLERLTTGDQGVLVRVTPDIRPDTHEAVATGGRGSKFGFDPARAREAIARLRGSDRLRLDGVHVHVGSQILGTEPFARAVEAVADLGAFAVYDLGGGLGARYTHDDHPPAVEEYLDALVGVARTRLPADARIIIEPGRSLVAEAGATLYRVVTVKRGEPDIVAVDGGMGDNMEVALYGQRFEAVLAARVGVGDPCHLVGRHCESGDRLASGVPLADPRPGDVVAVPVTGAYCYSLANNYNGARRPPVVLCHDGRAREVVRRETYTDLTRRDVDGEAVVLGPR; this is translated from the coding sequence GTGACCGCCCCCGTGGCGGCCCACCACGACGAGGAAGGCCCGACCATGCCCGGGACCAGCCCGCCCGCAGCCCTGTCCCTGTTCCCTCCGGGGAGCACCGTCGGCCCCGACGGAGCCCTGATGATCGGCGGCTGTCGCGCCGAGGACCTGGCCGAGCGCTTCGGCACCCCGGCGATGATCGTCGACGAGGGCGCCCTGCGCGCACGCGCGCGCCGCTACGCGGCGGGCCTGGCCGAGCGGTGGCCGAACTCCCAGGTGGTGTTCGCCTCCAAGGCCTTCCCCTGCACGGCGATCGAGCGGGTGCTGGTCGAGGAGGGCCTGGGCGTCGACGTCGCCGGCGGCGGTGAGCTCGCGGTGGCGCTGCGCGCGGGCGCGGATCCGCGAGGCCTGGTCGTGCACGGCAACGCCAAGACCGACGAGGAGATCCGCGACGCGGTCGGCGCCGGCGCCGGGCTCGTCGTCATCGACAACGACGACGACATCGACCGGCTCGAACGCCTGACCACCGGCGACCAGGGCGTCCTCGTGCGCGTCACCCCCGACATCCGGCCCGACACCCACGAAGCGGTCGCCACCGGCGGGCGCGGGTCCAAGTTCGGCTTCGACCCGGCGCGGGCCCGGGAGGCGATCGCCCGACTGCGGGGCAGCGACCGGCTGCGCCTGGACGGCGTGCACGTCCACGTGGGCTCGCAGATCCTGGGCACCGAGCCGTTCGCCCGCGCGGTGGAGGCCGTCGCCGACCTCGGGGCGTTCGCCGTCTACGACCTCGGGGGAGGGCTCGGCGCGCGGTACACCCACGACGACCACCCGCCCGCCGTCGAGGAGTACCTGGACGCCCTCGTCGGGGTGGCGCGCACCCGCCTGCCCGCCGACGCGCGGATCATCATCGAACCCGGGCGCTCCCTGGTGGCCGAGGCCGGCGCGACCCTCTACCGGGTGGTGACGGTCAAGCGCGGCGAGCCGGACATCGTCGCCGTCGACGGCGGGATGGGCGACAACATGGAGGTCGCCCTGTACGGGCAGCGGTTCGAGGCGGTACTGGCCGCCCGGGTGGGCGTCGGCGACCCCTGCCACCTGGTCGGACGGCACTGCGAGTCCGGCGACCGGCTCGCCTCCGGTGTCCCGCTCGCCGACCCGCGTCCGGGCGACGTCGTCGCCGTGCCCGTCACCGGCGCCTACTGCTACTCGCTGGCCAACAACTACAACGGCGCGCGCCGGCCTCCGGTGGTCCTCTGCCACGACGGCCGGGCCCGGGAGGTCGTCCGCCGCGAGACCTACACCGACCTCACACGTCGGGACGTGGACGGAGAGGCCGTGGTGCTGGGACCGCGGTAG